One genomic window of Paenibacillus xylanilyticus includes the following:
- a CDS encoding ABC transporter permease has product MPNFGNLLLNENMKIFRRPRTWIMLSFLALISLLLPVLLREGMGGSDVYFWEAAITTVQIVFFLNTIFCVVIAAEAVAGEFTWGTIKLLLIRPWSRSKILASKYITVLGFSLLSTVLILLLATGMSYVLFSHDGSAAGGVTSASYAFTLWAYLYVDLFITLAIAFMVSSVFRSGALAIGLSLFIMFTQSIFALIFNPARYDWAKYVLFNNMDLSRYMNSGMDLGLFGGGNTGMTLGFSVAVLAVYYVIFMVVSWVVFSKRDVAG; this is encoded by the coding sequence TTGCCTAACTTTGGAAATCTGTTGTTGAATGAAAATATGAAAATCTTCCGGCGTCCCCGTACCTGGATTATGCTTTCATTTTTGGCTCTAATTTCGCTGCTGCTTCCGGTGCTGTTGAGAGAAGGCATGGGAGGCAGTGACGTTTACTTCTGGGAAGCGGCAATAACAACGGTTCAGATCGTATTTTTCCTGAATACCATCTTCTGTGTGGTCATTGCGGCTGAAGCGGTAGCTGGTGAATTCACATGGGGCACAATTAAACTGCTGCTTATTCGTCCGTGGTCACGCAGCAAAATTTTGGCTTCCAAATACATTACGGTTCTGGGATTCAGTCTGCTCAGTACAGTGCTTATTCTCTTGCTCGCAACGGGAATGTCCTATGTTCTGTTCTCCCATGATGGAAGTGCAGCTGGCGGCGTAACCTCGGCATCATATGCCTTTACGTTATGGGCATACCTGTACGTTGATCTGTTTATTACGCTGGCCATAGCCTTTATGGTCTCCTCCGTGTTTCGTTCGGGAGCACTGGCGATTGGCCTGTCACTGTTTATCATGTTTACCCAGAGTATCTTTGCCTTGATCTTCAATCCGGCTCGCTATGACTGGGCCAAATATGTACTATTTAATAACATGGATCTCAGCCGGTATATGAATTCGGGTATGGACCTCGGATTGTTCGGAGGGGGTAACACGGGCATGACCCTTGGCTTCTCGGTTGCCGTACTCGCTGTGTACTATGTGATTTTCATGGTTGTTTCATGGGTTGTATTCAGCAAAAGAGATGTGGCAGGCTAA
- a CDS encoding ABC transporter ATP-binding protein has product MQQEPVVRLQGVSKIISSRSLVSDLTLDISPGQVFGFLGPNGAGKTTTIRMMVGLMSISKGDIIISGHSIKNEFEQAVAHVGAIVENPEMYKFLTGYQNLVHFARMSPGITKERIAETIERVGLTARIHDKVKTYSLGMRQRLGVAQAILHKPKLLVLDEPTNGLDPQGIRELRDYLRQLTREEGITVFVSSHLLSEMELMCDTVAIIQNGKLIDVRNLKAEAGADALTEVAFEVNDAQRASELIQDATVQGSMLVVRLSREQIPDFNARLVSEGIQVYGIRNVTHTLEDQFLQVTGGGGIA; this is encoded by the coding sequence ATGCAGCAGGAGCCGGTCGTCCGACTTCAGGGCGTCAGCAAAATCATATCTTCCCGATCGTTGGTCAGCGACCTGACTCTGGATATTTCTCCGGGGCAGGTTTTTGGTTTTTTAGGGCCTAATGGTGCTGGTAAAACAACAACGATCCGGATGATGGTCGGACTTATGTCCATTAGTAAGGGAGATATTATCATCTCGGGACATAGTATCAAAAATGAATTTGAGCAGGCGGTGGCCCATGTAGGTGCCATTGTAGAGAATCCGGAAATGTACAAATTTCTCACCGGATATCAGAACCTCGTCCATTTTGCCCGCATGTCGCCAGGAATTACCAAGGAACGCATTGCGGAAACCATTGAGCGTGTAGGGCTTACCGCCCGTATTCATGACAAGGTGAAAACTTATTCTTTGGGCATGCGTCAGCGTCTTGGTGTCGCCCAAGCCATATTACATAAGCCGAAGCTGCTAGTATTGGATGAGCCAACCAACGGTCTTGATCCGCAAGGGATTCGGGAACTACGGGATTATCTTCGTCAGCTCACCCGTGAAGAAGGCATTACGGTTTTTGTGTCCAGTCACCTGTTGTCAGAGATGGAACTTATGTGTGATACGGTCGCCATTATCCAAAATGGTAAGCTGATTGACGTGAGAAACCTCAAAGCTGAAGCTGGAGCAGATGCACTGACGGAAGTGGCCTTTGAGGTGAATGATGCACAGCGTGCTTCAGAACTCATTCAGGATGCGACTGTTCAAGGCAGCATGCTTGTGGTGCGCCTGTCGCGTGAACAGATTCCGGATTTCAATGCCAGACTGGTAAGCGAAGGAATACAGGTATACGGTATCCGCAACGTGACACATACACTCGAAGATCAATTTTTACAAGTGACTGGGGGCGGAGGTATTGCCTAA
- a CDS encoding VanZ family protein, protein MEEGSRKRRHGRKRRLFGFILSLLLAAVWILVIWSMSKQSYQQQTIQPWLHQLSDKVKIGFALPDIQFTYGENDYSLRQRPYDFAEFIFRKSAHLFVYAVLAVLVYGGLRYRKMRMVTCIAASLVVVAIIASIDEYIQQFSPNRTSSIRDIGVDLIGGCFGIATYVMTKTVIRKLRSRGHSSS, encoded by the coding sequence ATGGAGGAGGGCTCCAGAAAAAGGAGACACGGACGCAAACGGAGATTATTCGGTTTTATCTTGTCCTTGCTGCTGGCTGCAGTTTGGATCTTGGTGATTTGGTCCATGTCCAAACAATCATACCAGCAGCAAACCATTCAGCCTTGGCTGCATCAATTGTCCGACAAAGTCAAAATCGGATTCGCTTTGCCTGATATACAGTTCACTTACGGAGAGAATGACTATTCATTGAGGCAGAGACCGTATGATTTTGCCGAGTTTATCTTTCGAAAGAGTGCACACTTGTTTGTCTACGCTGTGCTCGCAGTACTTGTCTACGGTGGACTGCGATACAGGAAAATGCGAATGGTGACCTGTATCGCTGCTTCGCTGGTTGTGGTGGCTATAATAGCCTCAATCGATGAATATATACAACAGTTCAGCCCTAATCGAACAAGTTCGATCCGTGACATCGGCGTGGATCTGATCGGAGGCTGCTTCGGAATTGCAACATATGTAATGACGAAGACTGTGATTCGTAAATTAAGGTCTCGCGGACATTCGAGTTCTTGA